A single window of Candidatus Dadabacteria bacterium DNA harbors:
- a CDS encoding ABC-F family ATP-binding cassette domain-containing protein — protein MISLSRISHSFAGKELFRNLEWSVKKGRKYGLVGPNGSGKTTLLEIVMGLMKPEKGQASVPSALSVGYLPQIMDLGAGDLTVLSAARTSDHDQGEDGSGKPAHEAEKILFGLGFTGEQLSRKVSSLSGGWRMRVELARILLAEPQVLLFDEPTNHLDIKSIEWLEGYLENYRGTVVLVSHDKYLLDRMVDTIAELEGGVIREFRGGYSSYLERKEQIAAVTEATAKNRERKLRAQRRFIERFRYKASKAKQVQSRIKMLEKMEPETESPQNRRTLEFDFPAPERGGRVVYEISDFSKEYEDPGGTSNVVFRNCPALRVERGDRIAVTGKNGEGKTTLCKMIAGAESFSGQSRLGHNVALGYYAQNQDEMLNLQNTVYEEFIGAYPLFSETEARTLLGSFLFGASDITKKVSVLSGGEKSRLSLLKILVSRSNFLVLDEPTNHLDMASKEVLCRALEEYSGTFLLISHDRYFIDRLVTRTWYVEGGGVETFIGNYSEFLERKARDSHEAHTHSEVQNGEPRKKTIKTLEAEQRNRLYRELREKGIENMENWTLLSKKQMEKAVSELESRISECETEKEEMERFLANPETFPQGTDWEEKTRQLGELETKLSALYRRWDEISEHMRRNFS, from the coding sequence ATGATCAGCCTTTCCCGCATATCTCATTCCTTCGCCGGCAAGGAACTTTTCCGGAACCTTGAGTGGAGTGTAAAGAAGGGAAGAAAATACGGTCTTGTAGGTCCGAACGGCTCGGGTAAAACCACGCTACTTGAGATCGTAATGGGGCTGATGAAACCGGAGAAAGGACAGGCTTCCGTTCCCTCCGCGCTCAGCGTGGGTTATCTGCCGCAGATAATGGACCTGGGAGCAGGCGATCTTACGGTGCTCTCAGCGGCCCGCACGAGCGATCACGACCAGGGCGAAGATGGTTCCGGAAAACCCGCACACGAAGCCGAGAAAATCCTGTTCGGACTGGGTTTTACCGGGGAGCAGCTCTCCCGGAAGGTTTCTTCTCTTTCGGGCGGCTGGAGGATGCGGGTCGAGCTTGCGAGAATACTCCTTGCAGAACCCCAGGTGCTTCTTTTCGATGAGCCTACAAACCATCTTGACATAAAAAGCATAGAGTGGCTTGAGGGGTACCTTGAAAACTACCGCGGAACCGTGGTTCTGGTATCTCACGACAAATACCTGCTTGACCGTATGGTTGATACGATAGCGGAGCTTGAAGGCGGGGTGATAAGGGAGTTTCGCGGCGGTTATTCCTCTTACCTTGAGAGAAAAGAGCAGATTGCCGCGGTCACCGAAGCGACCGCTAAGAACCGGGAGAGAAAACTCCGGGCGCAGCGTCGTTTCATAGAGCGTTTCAGGTACAAGGCTTCAAAGGCAAAACAGGTGCAGAGCAGGATAAAAATGCTTGAGAAAATGGAGCCGGAAACTGAGTCTCCACAAAACCGCAGAACCCTTGAATTTGATTTTCCCGCCCCCGAGCGGGGTGGACGCGTGGTTTACGAGATAAGCGATTTCTCGAAGGAGTATGAAGACCCGGGCGGTACGAGCAATGTAGTTTTTCGAAACTGTCCAGCTCTTCGCGTGGAAAGAGGAGACAGGATAGCCGTTACGGGGAAAAACGGCGAAGGGAAAACCACTCTATGCAAGATGATTGCCGGGGCGGAGAGTTTCTCCGGGCAAAGCCGTCTCGGTCACAACGTAGCCCTCGGCTATTACGCCCAGAATCAGGATGAGATGCTTAATCTGCAGAATACTGTCTACGAAGAGTTCATCGGAGCCTATCCTCTTTTCTCCGAGACCGAGGCAAGAACGCTTCTCGGCTCGTTTCTCTTCGGTGCTTCCGACATAACAAAGAAAGTCTCGGTTCTCTCAGGCGGGGAGAAAAGCCGCCTTTCACTTCTCAAGATTCTTGTCTCCCGTTCAAATTTTCTGGTTCTCGACGAGCCTACAAACCACCTTGACATGGCTTCAAAAGAAGTGCTTTGCCGCGCTCTTGAGGAATACTCCGGCACTTTTTTACTGATAAGCCACGACAGGTATTTCATTGACAGACTGGTAACCAGAACATGGTACGTGGAAGGGGGAGGGGTTGAGACATTTATAGGGAATTACTCGGAGTTTCTCGAGAGAAAAGCCCGCGATTCCCACGAGGCGCACACCCATTCCGAAGTGCAAAACGGCGAACCCAGGAAGAAAACCATAAAAACCCTTGAGGCGGAGCAGCGCAACAGACTCTACAGGGAGCTTCGCGAAAAAGGGATAGAGAACATGGAGAACTGGACGCTTCTTTCAAAAAAACAGATGGAAAAAGCCGTTTCGGAACTTGAAAGCAGGATATCGGAATGCGAGACTGAAAAAGAGGAGATGGAGAGGTTTCTTGCGAACCCCGAGACTTTCCCTCAAGGTACTGACTGGGAAGAAAAAACAAGGCAGCTGGGCGAACTCGAGACAAAGCTTTCTGCTCTTTACCGCAGGTGGGATGAGATAAGCGAGCATATGCGCAGGAATTTCAGTTGA
- a CDS encoding type II toxin-antitoxin system prevent-host-death family antitoxin, with amino-acid sequence MDYIIDHIQENVMKKIAINEAKAKLSALVKAALDGEQVVLTKHGRPVAEIKPLTNTKTPAEKLAALEKILIEARSERISGVSAAEADNFLYDDNGLPS; translated from the coding sequence ATGGACTATATAATAGACCACATACAGGAGAATGTAATGAAAAAAATAGCCATTAATGAAGCGAAAGCAAAATTATCTGCCTTGGTAAAGGCAGCTCTGGATGGTGAGCAAGTGGTTTTGACAAAACATGGCAGGCCCGTGGCCGAAATAAAACCTCTTACTAACACAAAAACCCCCGCTGAGAAGCTAGCTGCTCTGGAAAAAATACTGATAGAAGCCAGAAGCGAGCGTATAAGCGGTGTTTCTGCGGCAGAAGCCGATAACTTTCTGTACGATGATAACGGATTGCCTTCATGA
- a CDS encoding ATP-dependent Clp protease adaptor ClpS — protein MSERENPTHTRDPQQVVREDIRVKRPDMYMIVLLNDDYTPRDFVVWVLMKVFFKNENDSRNIMLEAHTKGKSVVDCYTYDIATTKIRQVKDLAEKYEHPLKCILEVQKAER, from the coding sequence ATGTCTGAGCGCGAGAATCCGACTCATACTAGGGACCCCCAGCAGGTCGTCAGGGAGGATATCCGGGTAAAAAGGCCGGATATGTATATGATAGTCCTGCTAAACGACGACTACACCCCGAGGGACTTCGTAGTCTGGGTTCTCATGAAGGTGTTCTTCAAAAATGAAAACGACAGCAGAAACATAATGCTCGAAGCTCACACCAAGGGGAAAAGCGTCGTCGACTGCTATACCTACGACATAGCTACCACGAAGATAAGACAGGTAAAAGACCTGGCGGAAAAATACGAGCATCCGCTGAAATGCATACTTGAAGTCCAAAAGGCGGAGAGATGA
- a CDS encoding type II toxin-antitoxin system VapC family toxin: MIVVDTSAIMAFLLEEDLSPAIKACLSGNELCMSAGTYSELLIVSSARGLLHRVNKLISEMEIEIVMLDGAGARAVQKAYADWGKGRHPASLNFGDCFAYALAKEKSVPLLFAGNDFSKTDVDSALELRIM, encoded by the coding sequence ATGATAGTTGTTGACACGTCCGCGATCATGGCTTTTCTGCTTGAAGAAGATCTATCGCCTGCCATCAAGGCTTGTCTGTCTGGGAATGAACTCTGTATGTCTGCGGGTACATACTCGGAGCTTTTAATTGTTTCATCTGCGCGAGGACTTCTGCATAGGGTCAATAAACTGATATCCGAAATGGAAATTGAAATCGTTATGTTAGATGGTGCAGGTGCCCGTGCGGTGCAAAAAGCATATGCAGACTGGGGCAAGGGAAGACATCCTGCGTCGTTGAACTTTGGAGACTGCTTTGCATATGCCCTGGCAAAGGAAAAAAGTGTCCCTCTTCTCTTTGCGGGAAATGATTTCTCAAAAACCGATGTGGATTCAGCCTTAGAATTGAGAATTATGTAG
- a CDS encoding GNAT family N-acetyltransferase → MGTQKKLSRKQTAFQICSSITEVEKKEYDSIQPDNNPFFEFDFLFALEKSGCVGPGTGWEPRHLLLREGKKLIGAVTFYLKTDSYGEYIFDWEWARAYQNAGLRYYPKAVAGVPFTPTTGPRIIVRKDYDYGTCALELVKKLVEVCSLKSLSSIHFLFVTAQEQELLSGCGFLSRLTHQYHWHNSGYLCFDDFLGDLRSGKRKQIKKERRRLGDLGVEISVLEKEQIHPEHIDSIWEFYVSTNSRKWGNAYLNREFFDSVFETYREKTVLVIAKIDGHPVGGTINFTKGDKLYGRYWGCNIEIPYLHFECCYYRPIEFAIDNGINVFEAGAQGEHKFLRGFEAVPVYSSHLFFNPGAQRSIDNFLREERPYMRSLISEYNKHSPLKRARGGKPEKIV, encoded by the coding sequence ATGGGAACACAAAAAAAGCTATCCAGAAAACAAACCGCATTCCAGATATGCAGTTCGATAACGGAAGTCGAAAAAAAAGAATACGACTCCATCCAGCCCGATAACAACCCCTTTTTCGAGTTTGATTTTCTTTTCGCTCTCGAGAAATCCGGATGCGTGGGTCCCGGCACCGGATGGGAACCCCGCCATCTTCTGCTTCGCGAAGGGAAAAAGCTCATCGGGGCGGTTACCTTCTACCTGAAAACCGATTCCTACGGCGAGTACATATTCGACTGGGAGTGGGCCCGGGCCTACCAGAATGCAGGGCTTAGATACTACCCCAAGGCGGTCGCAGGAGTGCCGTTTACCCCGACAACCGGCCCGAGAATAATCGTTCGCAAAGATTACGATTACGGAACATGCGCACTGGAACTTGTAAAGAAACTAGTTGAAGTATGTTCTCTTAAGAGCCTTTCTTCAATACATTTTCTGTTCGTAACAGCGCAGGAACAGGAACTGCTCTCTGGCTGCGGGTTTCTCTCAAGACTCACCCACCAGTACCACTGGCATAACTCGGGTTATCTCTGTTTCGATGACTTTCTCGGGGACCTGCGCTCGGGAAAAAGAAAGCAGATAAAAAAGGAACGCCGTCGCCTGGGCGATCTGGGAGTTGAGATTTCGGTTCTTGAAAAAGAGCAGATACACCCGGAGCACATAGACTCCATCTGGGAATTCTATGTGAGCACCAACTCTAGGAAATGGGGAAACGCTTACCTTAACAGGGAGTTTTTCGACTCGGTGTTCGAGACCTACAGGGAGAAAACAGTGCTTGTGATCGCCAAGATAGACGGCCATCCGGTCGGCGGCACAATCAACTTCACAAAAGGCGACAAGCTCTACGGCAGGTACTGGGGATGCAATATAGAGATTCCGTACCTTCATTTTGAGTGCTGTTACTACAGACCGATAGAGTTTGCCATAGATAACGGAATAAATGTCTTCGAGGCCGGCGCTCAGGGCGAACACAAGTTCCTCCGCGGTTTTGAAGCGGTACCGGTTTACAGTTCCCACCTGTTTTTCAACCCCGGGGCGCAGAGATCCATAGATAACTTCCTTCGGGAAGAAAGACCCTACATGCGCTCGCTTATCTCAGAGTACAACAAACACTCTCCGCTTAAGCGGGCCCGCGGTGGCAAACCGGAAAAAATCGTATAA
- a CDS encoding carbon starvation protein A has translation MNAAVIAIAAIALYLLGYRYYSKFISEKVYGVRDGEPTPAHQMRDGVDYVPAGRHILFGHHFASIAGAAPIIGPAIAVFWGWVPAIIWVVFGTIFIGAVHDFGALVISARNRGRSVGDLAGIFISPRGRTLFLLMVCFLVFFVIAVFAYAIAVLFVSFPASVLPVNFQILVALVIGFLFYKRGVPILWPSIIALALLYFMVWAGTRFPLTIPEVMGSQVVTWVIILMVYSFVASVLPVWMLLQPRDYINGIHLFVGLAILITGIMVAHPEMQAPAINFAADGLPVLPFLFITVACGAVSGFHGLVASGTTSKQLDRMRDSRFVGYGGMLGEGTLAMIATLAVAAGIERSEWLKHYHSWESASSGGIANFVMGTSSFLTSIHIPEVLGTTLISVIVISFAATSLDTGARIQRIVIGELGEAYGIKALKNRYIGAFFAIVPPLALALFAQVPGKGPGSGGFLLWPLFGATNQLIAGITLLLITLYLKRSKKPFIYTFVPMVFLVAMTTASIFFNLKYFLDNALLFGLSAIMLVLAVWLIFEAAVVSRKTPGDG, from the coding sequence ATGAACGCAGCCGTAATAGCGATAGCCGCAATAGCCCTTTACCTGCTCGGGTACAGGTATTACTCGAAGTTTATTTCCGAAAAAGTCTATGGGGTAAGGGACGGAGAGCCCACTCCCGCCCACCAGATGCGGGATGGCGTGGATTACGTTCCGGCCGGAAGACATATTCTCTTTGGCCATCATTTCGCGTCAATAGCGGGCGCTGCGCCTATAATAGGGCCTGCCATAGCAGTGTTCTGGGGGTGGGTTCCGGCGATTATCTGGGTTGTATTCGGGACGATTTTCATCGGTGCCGTCCATGATTTCGGCGCCCTTGTCATCTCGGCGAGGAACAGGGGAAGATCCGTGGGGGATCTTGCCGGCATATTCATAAGTCCGAGGGGAAGAACCCTTTTCCTTCTCATGGTCTGCTTTCTGGTCTTTTTCGTTATAGCCGTTTTCGCCTACGCGATTGCGGTTCTTTTCGTAAGCTTTCCCGCGAGCGTACTTCCCGTGAACTTCCAGATACTGGTGGCACTTGTTATAGGGTTTCTCTTCTACAAAAGAGGGGTTCCCATCCTGTGGCCATCGATAATCGCGCTTGCGCTTCTTTACTTCATGGTCTGGGCGGGAACCAGGTTTCCCCTGACCATCCCCGAGGTGATGGGAAGCCAGGTGGTGACGTGGGTAATTATTCTCATGGTCTACTCATTTGTGGCCTCGGTTCTCCCCGTGTGGATGCTTCTCCAGCCTAGGGACTACATAAACGGAATCCATCTTTTCGTGGGTCTCGCGATACTTATAACGGGGATAATGGTTGCGCATCCCGAGATGCAGGCCCCGGCCATTAACTTTGCCGCCGACGGGCTTCCCGTGCTTCCGTTCCTTTTCATAACCGTTGCGTGCGGAGCGGTAAGCGGATTCCACGGTCTTGTCGCGAGCGGAACCACCTCGAAGCAGCTTGACAGGATGCGGGATTCAAGATTCGTGGGTTACGGGGGTATGCTGGGGGAGGGCACCCTTGCCATGATAGCTACCCTAGCGGTCGCGGCGGGAATAGAGCGTAGTGAATGGCTTAAGCACTATCATTCGTGGGAATCGGCATCAAGCGGCGGCATAGCGAATTTCGTCATGGGAACTTCGAGCTTTCTTACCTCAATCCATATTCCCGAGGTACTGGGAACCACCCTTATAAGCGTGATAGTAATAAGTTTCGCGGCGACTTCCCTTGATACCGGGGCCAGGATACAGAGGATCGTTATAGGGGAACTCGGGGAAGCCTACGGAATCAAGGCTCTTAAAAACAGGTATATCGGGGCATTTTTCGCCATTGTGCCTCCACTTGCTCTTGCGCTTTTTGCGCAGGTTCCCGGCAAGGGGCCAGGCTCGGGCGGATTTCTGCTCTGGCCTCTTTTTGGCGCTACAAACCAGCTGATAGCCGGAATCACGCTGCTTCTGATTACCCTTTACCTAAAAAGATCGAAAAAACCGTTTATCTACACGTTTGTGCCGATGGTTTTTCTGGTGGCCATGACTACTGCCTCCATATTTTTCAACCTTAAGTATTTTCTGGATAACGCGCTTCTTTTCGGTCTCTCGGCGATAATGCTCGTTCTTGCCGTCTGGCTGATTTTTGAGGCTGCAGTCGTGTCGAGGAAAACCCCCGGCGACGGCTGA